The proteins below are encoded in one region of Dama dama isolate Ldn47 chromosome 21, ASM3311817v1, whole genome shotgun sequence:
- the LOC133042279 gene encoding LOW QUALITY PROTEIN: basic proline-rich protein-like (The sequence of the model RefSeq protein was modified relative to this genomic sequence to represent the inferred CDS: substituted 2 bases at 2 genomic stop codons), producing PPSPPPPPPQPPSPPPPSPAPPPRPPPPPPPPPPSPTPPPPPPPSPPPPPPQPPSPPPPSPAPPPPPPPPPPPPSPSPPPPSPPPSSPSPPSTPPPSPPPPSPPPPPSPXPPPPPPSPPPPPPPPPSPPSPPPPPSPPPPPPSPSTPPPPSPPPPPPPSPSTPPPPPSPPPPPPPPRPGPSPSPPSAPPPPPPPPSPPPSPPSPPSPPPPSPPPPSPPPLPPPPPPPSPPPPPPSPSTPPPPPSPPPPPPPPPPPPPPPQSPPSPPSPPPPPSSPPPSPAPPSPXPPPSPPPPPPPPPSPPPPSPPPPSSPPPSSPSPPSPPPPSPPPPSPPPSPPPPSPPPPPPSPPPPPPPSPPPPS from the exons ccaccatcaccaccaccaccaccaccacaaccaccatcaccaccaccaccatcaccagcaccaccaccacgaccaccaccaccaccaccaccaccaccaccatcaccaacaccaccaccaccaccaccaccatcaccaccaccaccaccaccacaaccaccatcaccaccaccaccatcaccagcaccaccaccaccaccaccaccaccaccaccaccaccatcaccatcaccaccaccaccatcaccaccaccatcatcaccatcaccaccatcaacaccaccaccatcaccaccaccaccatcaccaccac caccaccatcaccatgaccaccaccaccaccaccatcaccaccaccaccaccaccaccaccaccatcaccaccatcaccaccaccaccaccatcaccaccaccaccaccaccatcaccatcaacaccaccaccaccatcaccaccaccaccaccaccaccatcaccatcaacaccaccaccaccaccatcaccaccaccaccaccaccaccaccacgaccaggaccatcaccatcaccaccatcagcaccaccaccaccaccaccaccaccatcaccaccaccatcaccaccatcaccaccatcaccaccaccaccatcaccaccaccaccatcaccaccaccactaccaccaccaccaccaccaccatcaccaccaccaccaccaccatcaccatcaacaccaccaccaccaccatcaccaccaccaccaccaccaccaccaccaccaccaccaccaccaccacaatcaccaccatcaccaccatcaccaccaccaccaccatcatcacctccaccatcac cagcaccaccatcaccatgaccaccaccatcaccaccaccaccaccaccaccaccaccatcaccaccaccaccatcaccaccaccaccatcatcaccaccaccatcatcaccatcaccaccatcaccaccaccaccatcaccaccaccaccatcaccaccaccatcaccaccaccaccatcaccaccaccaccaccaccatcaccaccaccaccaccaccaccatcaccaccaccaccatca